The Rhododendron vialii isolate Sample 1 chromosome 6a, ASM3025357v1 genome includes a window with the following:
- the LOC131330837 gene encoding G2/mitotic-specific cyclin-2-like produces MVGSDENHPGVIRPSNVVGGLHPGVGKIGAGMGQTRRALSTINRNIIGAPPHPCAVHKRGALSENNGISTKNQPIPAHRPVTRKFAAQMASKQKPRIPEETKKLVQSVPVPAESEDCAIIDVDDYKAASAFPVPMFVQHTEALLDEIDRMEVEMEDTSEEPVVDIDSNDKKNPLAVVEYIDDIYSYYKKVESSSCVSPNYMAQQFDLNERMRGILIDWLIEVHYKFELMEETLYLTVNLIDRFLAIQPVVRKKLQLVGVTAMLLACKYEEVSVPVVEDLILISDKAYSRKDVLDMEKLMVNTLQFNMSVPTPNVFMRRFLKAAESDKKLELLSFFIIELCLVEYEMLKFPPSLLAAAAVFTAQSALCGYKKWSMTSERHTNYSEDHLMECSRLMVTFHQKAGNGKLTGVHRKYNTSKYGYAAKSEPAHFLLEDKS; encoded by the exons ATGGTTGGGTCAGATGAGAATCATCCGGGTGTAATCAGGCCCTCCAATGTTGTAG GGGGATTACACCCCGGAGTTGGAAAAATCGGAGCCGGAATGGGGCAAACCCGGAGAGCTTTAAGTACGATTAACCGCAACATCATTGGAGCTCCTCCTCACCCTTGTGCAGTTCACAAGAGAGGGGCATTGTCTGA AAACAATGGAATCTCAACTAAGAACCAACCCATCCCGGCACATCGACCAGTTACTAG GAAGTTTGCTGCACAAATGGCTAGTAAACAGAAGCCACGAATACCTGAG GAAACAAAGAAACTGGTCCAATCAGTTCCAGTTCCGGCTGAATCAGAAGATTGCGCCATCATAGATGTGGATGATTATAAGGCAGCCAGTGCCTTCCCTGTGCCAATGTTTGTGCAGCACACTGAGGCATTGCTAGATGAAATAGATCGGATg GAGGTTGAAATGGAAGACACAAGTGAAGAACCAGTTGTTGACATAGACAGCAATGATAAGAAGAATCCGCTAGCTGTTGTTGAGTACATAGATGATATATACTCATACTACAAGAAAGTAGAG AGTTCTAGCTGTGTATCACCAAACTATATGGCACAACAATTTGATCTTAATGAAAGGATGAGAGGCATTTTGATTGACTGGCTCATTGAG GTTCACTATAAGTTCGAGCTAATGGAGGAGACCTTATATCTGACTGTGAATCTTATTGATAGATTCTTAGCAATCCAACCTGTAGTGAGGAAGAAGCTCCAGCTTGTTGGAGTAACGGCAATGCTTCTCGCTTGCAAATATGAGGAAGTTTCTGTTCCTGTTGTAGAGGATCTCATTCTGATATCTGACAAGGCTTACAGCCGAAAGGATGTGCTTGATATG GAGAAATTGATGGTGAACACATTACAGTTTAATATGTCAGTTCCAACTCCAAATGTGTTTATGAGGAGGTTCCTCAAAGCTGCAGAATCTGATAAAAAG CTGGAGCTTCTGTCTTTCTTCATAATTGAGCTGTGCTTGGTTGAGTATGAAATGCTCAAGTTCCCACCGTCTCTACTAGCTGCCGCAGCAGTCTTCACTGCTCAGTCTGCTCTCTGTGGGTACAAGAAATGGAGTATGACCAGTGAGAGGCATACTAACTACTCTGAAGATCACCTCAT GGAATGCTCAAGGTTGATGGTTACTTTCCATCAGAAGGCAGGCAACGGAAAACTCACGGGCGTGCACCGAAAGTATAACACTTCGAAATATGGTTATGCTGCAAAATCAGAACCGGCTCACTTCCTGTTGGAGGATAAATCCTAG